The Poecilia reticulata strain Guanapo linkage group LG13, Guppy_female_1.0+MT, whole genome shotgun sequence genome has a segment encoding these proteins:
- the cldnf gene encoding claudin f, with protein MGRIGKEVAAQVISFAGLVLAAVCCGVPMWRVTTYIGANIVTGQVIWDGLWMNCVMQSTGQMQCKLNESLMRLSQDLQAARALVIISLIFGFIGFIISFVGAKCTSCLKKDSSNANVVIISGCLLILAAILILVPVCWSAAISVSDFQSVLTIETQKREIGASIFIGWCSAVLLLIGGIILATSCPPSKPYYPAYRPPVYTYGRPNTAAYGPVYAAPSNQPYTGTYTGSYVPAKPYAAPSAYSAQPYVRN; from the coding sequence ATGGGGAGGATTGGCAAGGAAGTGGCAGCCCAGGTCATCAGCTTCGCAGGCCTGGTCCTGGCCGCCGTCTGCTGCGGCGTCCCCATGTGGCGAGTGACCACCTACATCGGCGCCAACATCGTGACGGGCCAGGTGATCTGGGACGGGCTGTGGATGAACTGCGTGATGCAGAGTACGGGTCAGATGCAGTGCAAACTCAACGAGTCGTTGATGCGGCTGTCGCAGGACCTGCAGGCCGCCCGCGCGCTGGTCATCATCTCCCTGATCTTTGGCTTCATCGGCTTCATCATCTCCTTCGTTGGAGCCAAGTGCACCAGCTGCCTGAAGAAGGACTCCAGCAACGCCAATGTGGTGATCATCAGCGGGTGTCTCTTGATCCTGGCAGCCATCTTGATCCTGGTCCCCGTCTGCTGGTCGGCGGCCATCAGCGTCTCGGACTTCCAGAGCGTCTTGACCATCGAGACGCAGAAAAGGGAAATTGGAGCTTCTATTTTCATCGGTTGGTGTTCGGCGGTGTTGCTTCTGATCGGAGGGATCATCTTGGCCACGTCCTGTCCTCCCAGCAAGCCCTATTATCCAGCCTACAGGCCGCCGGTGTACACCTACGGGCGCCCGAACACGGCGGCGTACGGTCCAGTGTACGCGGCGCCGTCCAACCAGCCGTACACCGGGACATACACCGGGAGCTACGTCCCCGCCAAACCCTACGCAGCTCCATCCGCGTACTCTGCTCAGCCGTACgtcagaaactga